One region of Streptomyces davaonensis JCM 4913 genomic DNA includes:
- a CDS encoding ATP-binding cassette domain-containing protein codes for MTSIEVQALTKEYGGRRAVDRLTFSVLPGRVTGFLGPNGAGKSTTMRLVLGLDRPTSGTATVGGRPYATLQEPLRRVGALLDAQAAHGSRTGRDHLRILAAANRIAARRVEEVLAETGLTSVARHRVKTYSLGMRQRLGIAAALLGDPEVIMLDEPSNGLDPEGIIWIRQLLRRLAEEGRTVLVSSHLMNETASFADHLVVLGRGRLLADTPMREFIHARVQPRVRIRTTDPQALASLLTEHGHTAVEETEGHWTVHHARVDDIGRLLSAAGVPILELAAEEATLEQAYLDLTAEETEFTAHPSAPQPQEA; via the coding sequence ATGACCAGCATCGAAGTCCAAGCACTCACCAAGGAGTACGGCGGCCGGCGAGCCGTGGACCGGCTCACCTTCAGCGTGCTGCCCGGCCGTGTCACCGGCTTCCTCGGCCCCAACGGCGCCGGGAAGTCCACCACCATGCGGCTCGTCCTGGGCCTCGACCGGCCGACCTCCGGCACCGCCACCGTCGGCGGCCGCCCCTACGCCACGCTTCAGGAACCCTTGCGCCGGGTGGGCGCGCTGCTCGACGCGCAGGCCGCGCACGGCTCCCGCACCGGCCGCGACCACCTGCGCATCCTCGCCGCCGCCAACCGGATCGCCGCCCGCCGGGTCGAGGAGGTGCTGGCGGAGACGGGGCTCACCTCGGTCGCGCGGCACCGGGTGAAGACGTACTCCCTGGGCATGCGGCAGCGGCTCGGCATCGCCGCCGCCCTGCTCGGCGACCCCGAGGTGATCATGCTCGACGAGCCGTCCAACGGTCTGGACCCCGAAGGCATCATCTGGATCCGCCAGTTGCTGCGCAGGCTCGCCGAGGAAGGCCGAACGGTCCTGGTCTCCAGCCATCTCATGAACGAGACCGCCTCCTTCGCCGACCACCTCGTGGTCCTCGGCAGAGGGCGGCTGCTGGCCGACACTCCGATGCGGGAGTTCATCCACGCGCGCGTTCAACCACGCGTCCGCATCCGCACCACGGACCCGCAGGCCCTCGCAAGCCTGCTCACCGAGCACGGCCACACCGCCGTGGAGGAGACCGAAGGGCACTGGACCGTGCACCACGCGCGGGTGGACGACATCGGGCGGCTCCTGTCCGCCGCGGGCGTGCCCATCCTCGAACTGGCCGCGGAGGAGGCCACCTTGGAACAGGCCTACCTCGATCTGACCGCCGAGGAGACCGAGTTCACCGCCCACCCGTCCGCGCCGCAGCCGCAGGAGGCCTGA
- a CDS encoding ABC transporter integral membrane protein produces the protein MAFAPALHAEWLKIRTLRSLYGTLLALLTATTAFSAIAGAETVEPDTDPLFTALSGVLPGQIAAITFGALAVSAEYHAGALRLSLCAVPRRGHWFAAKVTAIAVPALLMALATTTAAFAVARAGLGDAASGLSTGEQVRGVLGSALYLTLMTLLAAGLTAVLRSGVATLSLLIPFVLVVSFVVGDTAGGVTDFLPDKAGQVILYETYDGTLGPWSGLAVTALWTAAALVAGAWSVRRRDA, from the coding sequence ATGGCGTTCGCCCCCGCCCTCCACGCCGAGTGGCTGAAGATCCGCACCCTGCGCTCCTTGTACGGGACGCTGCTGGCCCTGCTCACCGCCACCACCGCCTTCTCCGCCATCGCCGGCGCCGAGACCGTGGAACCGGACACGGACCCGCTGTTCACGGCCCTGTCCGGCGTCCTGCCCGGCCAGATCGCGGCGATCACCTTCGGCGCCCTGGCGGTGTCCGCCGAGTACCACGCGGGCGCGCTCCGGCTGTCGCTCTGCGCGGTCCCGCGGCGCGGCCACTGGTTCGCGGCCAAGGTGACGGCCATCGCCGTGCCGGCCCTGCTCATGGCCCTGGCCACCACGACCGCCGCCTTCGCCGTGGCACGCGCCGGGCTCGGCGACGCGGCGAGCGGGCTGAGCACGGGCGAACAGGTCCGAGGCGTCCTGGGCTCCGCGCTCTACCTCACACTGATGACCCTGCTCGCTGCCGGACTCACGGCCGTGCTGCGCAGCGGCGTGGCCACACTCTCCCTGCTGATCCCCTTCGTGCTCGTCGTCTCCTTCGTCGTCGGCGACACCGCCGGGGGCGTCACCGACTTCCTGCCCGACAAGGCGGGTCAGGTGATCCTGTACGAGACGTACGACGGGACCCTCGGCCCCTGGTCGGGGTTGGCCGTGACCGCGCTGTGGACGGCCGCGGCCCTGGTGGCGGGCGCGTGGAGCGTGCGCCGGCGGGATGCCTGA
- the mug gene encoding G/U mismatch-specific DNA glycosylase, with amino-acid sequence MTRFTAEELEAARERLVPDVAASGLRVLFCGINPGLMTAATGHHFARPGNRFWPVLHLSGFTPRLLKPTEQSELLSYGLGITNVVARATARADELSAEEYREGGRLLAEKVGRLRPSWLAVVGVTAYRAAFDDRKAQVGPQERTIGDTRVWVLPNPSGLNAHWTAQTMAEEFARLRVTADPPA; translated from the coding sequence CTGACGCGCTTCACCGCCGAGGAGTTGGAGGCCGCCCGCGAGCGTCTGGTACCGGACGTGGCAGCGAGCGGCCTCCGCGTGTTGTTCTGCGGCATCAACCCCGGCCTGATGACGGCGGCGACGGGCCACCACTTCGCCCGTCCCGGCAACCGCTTCTGGCCGGTGCTGCATCTGTCCGGGTTCACGCCGAGGCTGCTGAAGCCGACGGAGCAGTCGGAGTTGCTGTCGTACGGGCTCGGGATCACCAATGTGGTGGCGCGGGCGACGGCGCGGGCCGATGAGCTGAGCGCCGAGGAGTATCGCGAGGGCGGACGGCTGCTGGCGGAGAAGGTCGGCAGGCTGCGGCCGAGTTGGCTGGCGGTGGTGGGGGTGACGGCGTACCGGGCGGCTTTCGACGACCGGAAGGCGCAGGTGGGGCCGCAGGAGCGGACGATCGGGGACACGCGCGTGTGGGTGCTGCCGAATCCCAGCGGCCTGAACGCTCATTGGACGGCGCAGACGATGGCGGAGGAGTTCGCGCGGCTGCGGGTCACGGCGGATCCTCCCGCGTGA
- the purB gene encoding adenylosuccinate lyase, with protein sequence MTSAPAKPRIPNVLAGRYASTELATLWSPEQKVKLERQLWLAVLRAQKDLGIEVPDQALADYERVLDQVDLASIAEREKVTRHDVKARIEEFNDLAGHEHVHKGMTSRDLTENVEQLQIRLSLELVRDRTVAVLARLGKLAGEYGELVMAGRSHNVAAQATTLGKRFATAADELLVAYARVEELLGRYPLRGIKGPVGTAQDMLDLLGGDAAKLAELEDRIAGHLGFSQAFTSVGQVYPRSLDYEVVTALVQLAAAPSSLAKTIRLMAGHELVTEGFKPGQVGSSAMPHKMNTRSCERVNGLMVILRGYASMTGELAGDQWNEGDVSCSVVRRVALPDAFFALDGLLETFLTVLDEFGAFPAVVARELDRYLPFLATTKVLMGAVRAGVGREVAHEAIKENAVASALAMREQGAERNELLDKLAADDRIPLDRAQLDALMADKLSFTGAAADQVAVVVARIEEIVKQRPEAAGYTPGAIL encoded by the coding sequence GTGACTTCAGCGCCCGCCAAGCCCCGCATCCCGAACGTCCTCGCCGGACGCTACGCCTCCACCGAGCTCGCCACGCTCTGGTCCCCCGAGCAGAAGGTGAAGCTGGAGCGTCAGCTCTGGCTCGCCGTGCTGCGGGCCCAGAAGGACCTCGGGATCGAGGTGCCGGACCAGGCACTCGCCGACTACGAGCGCGTCCTGGACCAGGTCGACCTGGCCTCCATCGCCGAGCGCGAGAAGGTCACCCGGCACGACGTGAAGGCGCGGATCGAGGAGTTCAACGACCTCGCCGGGCACGAGCACGTGCACAAGGGCATGACCTCCCGCGACCTCACGGAGAACGTCGAGCAGCTCCAGATCCGGCTCTCCCTGGAGCTGGTGCGCGACCGTACGGTGGCGGTCCTGGCGCGTCTCGGCAAGCTCGCCGGGGAGTACGGCGAGCTGGTCATGGCCGGCCGCTCGCACAACGTGGCCGCGCAGGCCACCACGCTCGGCAAGCGCTTCGCGACCGCCGCCGACGAGCTGCTCGTCGCCTACGCGCGGGTCGAGGAGCTGCTCGGCCGCTACCCGCTGCGCGGCATCAAGGGCCCGGTCGGCACCGCGCAGGACATGCTGGACCTGCTCGGCGGCGACGCGGCGAAGCTCGCCGAGCTGGAGGACCGGATCGCCGGGCACCTCGGCTTCTCGCAGGCCTTCACCTCGGTCGGCCAGGTGTACCCGCGCTCCCTCGACTACGAGGTCGTCACGGCGCTGGTGCAGCTGGCGGCGGCGCCGTCCTCGCTGGCCAAGACGATCCGGCTGATGGCCGGGCACGAGCTGGTCACCGAGGGCTTCAAGCCCGGCCAGGTCGGCTCGTCCGCGATGCCGCACAAGATGAACACCCGCTCCTGCGAGCGCGTCAACGGCCTCATGGTCATCCTGCGCGGCTACGCCTCGATGACCGGCGAGCTGGCGGGCGACCAGTGGAACGAGGGCGACGTGTCCTGCTCGGTGGTCCGCCGGGTCGCCCTGCCGGACGCCTTCTTCGCCCTGGACGGCCTGCTGGAGACGTTCCTGACCGTGCTGGACGAGTTCGGCGCGTTCCCGGCGGTCGTGGCCCGTGAGCTGGACCGCTACCTCCCCTTCCTGGCCACCACCAAGGTGCTGATGGGCGCGGTGCGGGCGGGCGTCGGCCGCGAGGTCGCGCACGAGGCGATCAAGGAGAACGCGGTCGCCTCCGCGCTCGCCATGCGCGAGCAGGGTGCCGAGCGCAACGAGCTGCTGGACAAGCTGGCGGCGGACGACCGGATCCCGCTGGACCGGGCGCAGCTCGACGCGCTGATGGCCGACAAGCTCTCCTTCACGGGCGCCGCCGCCGACCAGGTGGCCGTCGTCGTGGCCCGGATCGAGGAGATCGTGAAGCAGCGTCCGGAGGCCGCGGGCTACACCCCGGGAGCGATCCTCTGA